tcccattgtccctgtctctgtcccccctgtctctctctgtccccctgttcttctctgtcctcctgttcctctctctgtccccctgtcactctctgtccccctgttcctctatgtccccctgtccatctctctgtcccctgtacctctctgtccccctgcccactctttctgtccgctgtccatcatctgtccccctccctttcctccagtccccctatccatctctgtccccttgtccctgtctctcctctgtcccctctctcttggtctcctgcccccctctcctccctctgtcccccggtccccctctctgaccctgtccctctgtctctgtctctgtccatgtccccctctctgtccctgtctccctccctgtcccactgctccccctctgttcccccgtccctcctctggccctgtccgtctgtccctgtccgtctgtccctgtccctctgtctctgcctctcctcgtttctgacattctctgtgtcagcctatctctctgtctctttcctcgctctatctctgtcattctctcactgactttgcatatccttatctatacgtctctgtgtctaacattctctccctgactctgtctatatctatttctctgtctcgatcttcatctctttctctctctctctctctctctctctctctctctctctctctctctctctctctctctctctctctctctctctctctctctctctctctctctctctctctctctctctctctctctctctctctctctctctctctctctctctctctctctctctctctctctctctctctctctctctctctctctctctctctctctctctctctctctctctctctctctctctctttctctctctctctctctctctctctctctctctctctctctctctctctctctctctctctctctctctctctctctctctctctctctctctctctctctctctctctctctccctctctctctctccttacatacatacatacatacatacatacatacatacatacatacatacatacatacatacatacatacatacatacgtacatacatacatacatacatacatacatttatttaacacatgtggtacacgcacaaggggacacaggtggaagctgagtacccaaatgagccacagagagattatagaaagaacttttcagtgtcagagtagttaataaatggaatgctttaggcagtaatgtggtggaggctgattccatacacagtttcaagtgtatggaaagtgtatgtattcaagtggcgggaccaaagagccaaagttcaacccttgcaaccacaactaggttagtacatacatacatacataagatataaaacagtggaggattcccaggtagaacaatcaaccacaatgcccattacccctttaccctgatgtccttaactacacaactatacaagagtcattaacacgtgtaatggctgatcccccatcacgatagcataaagaccaattgcttgacccgcagtctgtcttgctcctcaaataattttcgggttaacatgaaaacgtctctcgagtttatctttctaatgttgttttcccatctttcattttatcagcttagttcctttattatgccccaattactcatcccttgagcggtagttaaactgaacccaaatttaaaaaaagttccttgctaagcaagctacagtcttgataagtcagatatattgtttgttaacacatttctcaacaatgaacagtcagttttatcaagctaacatatcctaacacaacgagtgagagtattaactggtataattattttattagaccagtatatattattagattatactggtataattatatatatatatatatatatatatatatatatatatatatatatatatatatatatatatatatatatatatatatgtatatatatacatatatatatatatatatatatatatatatatatatatatatatatatatatatatatatatatatatatatatatgtatgtatgagtgtgtgtgtacatgtgtatacaacattaataattttgtaactagcgtcaaacattgttatttgcttagctaaacgaactagagggttccggtcctgaaccgattatgtgccttgctttgatgtccaaagagcttggaaaggatgtgggaggaagaaggatggggcgatgaaattcttggaagaggatttggatgtggagagaggaggcttgacctctgtaatcctttacaccacggcccacgggatgggtatggggtgcataataaagaaagcaatagaagaaattgaaattgcataatacggttattgacattcaataatagtaagataaagcaatgaggaccaaatgggagaccagtgatcagtgtcttgtatcccctgcaatacctcaaatcctacgtacctcactgacaggctccagtatgtttctgtgaataattcaatttctcccaccctacccatcaacattggtgttcctcagggcagcatacttggcatacttgggtatcctttggaggtgcttatccagttctcacttgaacactgtgaggggattgccagttatgccatgcagttatgcaatgtatgaatctatctataagtccaccaatctttgtaaaaatttcttgtatggatgtaccttacctaaataaacatttatttatttattatttatatttaggattcatcaactgccaaagatattcacatgtcagtataattctggcgagagagaggtttgggaaaagccgttataccaactagtcagcaataagggtgatatttgtggggcacaggcacactcggcctggcccattaacccccaactgacactataactactagctactaggtacatgaacataattacataatttacgtacataatttaaggtacataattactaggtacatgaggactggccattgtactatatagacctgaaaaagtgtaacttagcgacaacaagaaaatattgaatcacaagaccaacgacgaccattcccttaccctgccataaacactgaaatttgacaccctacctctggagccaccctgaccacaggtccaccaactacatttccctccctccaactccctccctccaactagtacacccagaaacaagatatactaggtgaatacacacatacaaggtatactaggtgagtactagttgagtacttacacacaagatattctaggtgagactaggtgagtatacacacacacgcaacatatactaagttagtacacccagaaacaagatatactaggtgaatacacacatacaaggtatactaggtgagtactagttgagtacttacacacaagatattctaggtgagactaggtgagtatacacacacacgcaacatatactaagttagtacacccagaaacaagatatactaggtgaatacacacatacaaggtatactaggtgagtactagttgagtacttacacacaagatattctaggtgagactaggtgagtatacacacacacgcaacatatactaagttagtacacccagaaacaagatatactaggtgaatacacacatacaaggtatactaggtgagtactagttgagtacttacacacaagatattctaggtgagactaggtgagtatacacacacacgcaacatatactaagttagtacacccagaaacaagatatactaggtgaatacacacatacaaggtatactaggtgagtactagttgagtacttacacacaagatattctaggtgagactaggtgagtatacacacacacgcaacatatactaagttagtacacccagaaacaagatatactaggtgaatacacacatacaaggtatactaggtgagtactagttgagtacttacacacaagatattctaggtgagactaggtgagtatacacacacacgcaacatatactaagttagtacacccagaaacaagatatactaggtgaatacacacatacaaggtatactaggtgagtactagttgagtacttacacacaagatattctaggtgagactaggtgagtatacacacacacgcaacatatactaagttagtacacccagaaacaagatatactaggtgaatacacacatacaaggtatactaggtgagtactagttgagtacttacacacaagatattctaggtgagactaggtgagtatacacacacacgcaacatatactaagttagtacacccagaaacaagatatactaggtgaatacacacatacaaggtatactaggtgagtactagttgagtacttacacacaagatattctaggtgagactaggtgagtatacacacacacgcaacatatactaagttagtacacccagaaacaagatatactaggtgaatacacacatacaaggtatactaggtgagtactagttgagtacttacacacaagatattctaggtgagactaggtgagtatacacacacacgcaacatatactaagttagtacacccagaaacaagatatactaggtgaataccctaacaccaacctcctacagtacacaacaccaacctcccacagtacacctcccacaggtaaccccaacaccaacctcccacagtacacaacaccaacctcccacagtacacctcccacaggtaaccccagcaccaacctcccacagtacacaacaccaacctcccacagtacacatcccacaggtaaccccagcaccaacctcccacagtacacaacaccaacctcccacagtacacctcctacaggtaaccccaacaccaacctcacacagtacacctcccacagtaaccccagcaccaacctcccacagtaaccccaacaccaacctcccacagtacacatcccacaggtaaccccagcaccaacctcccacagtacacaacaccaacctcccacagtacacctcccacaggtaaccccagcaccaacctcccacagtacacctcctacaggtaaccccaacaccaacctcacacagtacacctcccacagtaaccccagcaccaacctcccacaggtacaaaatgaagccatgagaattatcttaggatgcccaagaaatgctatgattgagaaaatcaggatggagttgaatctgcagagtattggggatagaattgcagagataaatgtagcttctgccattagattaatgagaggtgggggagctaatgaattggtcctctcagttcaaaaggtgggaagtactgaacaatgtatgatgaagaaaagagcatatatgagtttcttggtctattcttagacaagagactcaacttcagtacccacatacaatacataactaagaaagtctctaaaacagttggtacactctccaaaatcagatattatgtacctaaccctgctctcatctctctatattatacactaatctatccctatctcaactatggtatctgtgcacggggttcaaccactgcaaaccacctcaagtccatcatcacccagcaaaaatctgctatcagaataatatcaaattctgctttcagacaacacacagcccccttgtttaactccctaaacatgctaaacataatctcactccataaattctcttgtgtcaactacatttacaaaaccctgttcttaaatgcaaatcctgctctgaaactcttcctggacagatgtaataggacccattatcaccacaccagaaataaatatctctttgatatccccagagttaaacttgtataaataaataaataaataaataaataaatatgtttattcaggtaaggtacatacatacaagtaatgttacattaatggatcgatatatagatagagctagtacatacaatgcctaaagccactattacgcaacgtgtttcgggcaggaaaaacattaatatctagaacttaatactaattgagcataaagaataaaatgtgttgagaacaaatacaaataaagataaaaaaaagagggaacatgactgaaaaagcagcacaaatacaataggttgacaaacagtgttgattaaaaaaaaaaaaaaaataacagacatgggttgacaatagaggggtaaggtaggttagtgaatttattaggtagtgtttagtttttatcttaaactggttgagagaggtacagtctttaacatggttgggaagatcattccacattctgggtcccttgatttgtagagcatttctagtttgattaagtcgtattcttggaatatcaaaactgtatttttttctggtgtggtgctcatgggttctgttacaaccttcaatgaagcttttgagcttatatgtatgtatttgtaatgtatgtatgtaaacaatgtatttattatcatttatcaattctgatagaaattacctacttaaaattatctgttagattaaggacctgcctgaaacgctgcgcatactagtggctttacaagattgtaaatactgtactattcaatgtattctcacaaccccaatgtacctacttgtatatatataaataaaataaaataaaatattgtgatgggtcagtagctagggatgggaaggcaggatgcagtatgccaaactgaattcgtgcgccccttgagggacttgaagtagagggatagggatcacaggataagtatgggttgcacaaactactggtaacaggatgagtatgggttgcacaattaattactacaaagtggttgagtatggggtgcacgtaaatgaagactcccaagaagcaaatcagagatcagcccaagcttcatcttgaggcaaagctcaatgccttaagccatattgatgctctgtccacagagcattctctctctcaaatcataatagtacactaatggttccctacaccacccctcaggtgcagctgcagcaggcttgggtgacatgatgactatggggtgcacaataaactaacactcacagaatgagtatgggctgcacaataagctacctctcacaagattagtaataaagaaacattaattttttgggtagggtgactgaaactcatcctggggtaaaaatgtttatttaaatttattatagttaaatgaatttagtaaattattccatatattgtattataagtgaattgacactaaactataaatgatactaataaggttttaaaaatgaaaaacagtaaaaatccttcatgtaagatatggaagttgaaaagtaaattaactgtaaactaaattataaactgtagacataatataaagtattataagtaaaatacctataaactaccaaataatgtgtaaggaaccatttctattgtttgtccttttttacctgtttcctcaggtattttaaaattcccattccgttgttactacactgttttcctggtgtagttccctgtggttcaaattttactacttgtacttcttgctgtttctgaaggattgctaatggtagcccttgttgcaccggcggaactttttgtaaatgttccacctgcggaactttttgtaattgttgaatttcttgcacctgcggtactttttggactttatgcacctgctgcacttgtagctcgtcaggatttttttccagggcattatcgctatcaccttctgatcctaatgtaagtttatctgcatcaagcttccttgtgcgtgctggaaaaaaaaataaaaataaaaaataaaaaattttgaaatggaagatcctgtgtaacaaatttaatcagttactatgatcgagccgcagaaattttacaggaaagatatggttgggttgactgcatctatctggacctaaaagaggcattcaatagaattccacataagagtttgttctggaaactggaacatattggaggggtgacaggtaagcttctaacatggattaaaaaatttcaaactgatagaaaaatgagggcagtaatcagaggcaatgtattggactggagaaatgtcacgagtggagtaccacagggtttagttctggcattcatggataaataataaataaattgttcatgatttttttagacaaaagctagaatatgcagcagttgtatggtgcccatatcttaagaagtacatgtacaaacttgaaatgatacaaagacgtcatgggtgtcataggggcaccagcacactggtttgctaaagggcccttaatgctgtcgagaccttatgggcccttggacccattacgttaagacatagtgctgtattgggccacacactttttgccatatacatcaacgacagagatgattgaattgaaattatatatatatatatatatatatatatatatatatatatatatatatatatatatatatatatatacatatatatatatatatatatatatatatatatatatatatatacatatgtatatatatatatatatacatatgtatatatatatatatatatatgagagaaaataataggtggtgatatatttatatattatgtgaactacttacacaaaaagaagttagtggtgaagatcttcttgtcctcttcttgTATTACGTTGTTTGGTAGGATACCATGCGTCACCCGTGCTGGTCCTTTCTTGTAATAGATAACGATTGATTCATACCCACAGCCACGCAGATATGTTAgctgaaaagcaaataatatttaaacaataacactatctgggaaaatgcaacaaaataaatgtttgaagcatagctgggcatgtgcaatagaacccataatagaatcacaataccagaaataaatatctttgatatccccagagtcaaagttattctgtgtaaatactctatgcaaataaagggaccttgtctatggaactaacttgctaacaaatttaaaaactgtccaacttctgccattttaaaaaataaaaccaaaaagtacctaaattttttcttgatagtttcctaactagtgtattaaactcgcactgtatcttatgaaatccaatgccagaatatatgtgcctaaaccatacaacttttccattgtaatcattgctatcaccttatatcatgattgttatattgaatgcatatcttactatattataccttgaaatattcctcaaattatgctacaatttatatgttgataaccctcaaattttactttaatgtacatagtaatctttgtgatactttcttacaatgtaccagccaattttttccatttaagctttaaattgcctatttaaaattatctgttagattaaggacctgcccaaaacactatgtgtgctagtggctttacaagaatgtaaaaacatcaattctatgtactctcataatcccagtgtgctatcttgtatataaataaataaacaaatagtatgtaagtactgtacagcattattcatgttgattctataccttatcaagcaagttcagcataagaagaatacaaatgaatacaacagatgtagacaaacttcaatacctgattttcaatccttcgtagaacccggcttgctgtatttcgttctaaagccttcttgcctttaagtagaaaacgggcttcctcttctttcttcattaattctctactgtttcggaagtcacactggcagaacttgcaaacattgcttcggacatgcacacattgtttgcagtttgtgcatctcctcaagaattttccctgaagacctgaaggaaatagtttctaataaaatacttatattcaaatgacctatgctgcaaaaattataagttaaattgttgttaaaatgtactacagtaattaaatatattatttaaattatgaaataatctacattaacactagtgagagcaatgttaaaaattttaggactgcatctggaaataactttaattttggatgtgattaaccatgctgtaactcgtataacaaaactgagaggagttgaatccaacagcctgattgaccaggctgttaatttcaagcgaatactatattattggaagaaaaaaaaattatatatatatatatatatatatatatatatatatatatatatatatatatatatatatatatatatatatatatatataatcaatattgtaactttttttgtgtaatgacgttttcaaataaagttagataaatatacacacataccaaaagaataagggtggtaggagaagaaaatatgaaagtgttcagtgaggatccacaaggtcttctctgagtactctttattttcttctccgaggctatgggtccctacacttgcaccagaggtggtacccctcatatatatatatatatatatatatatatatatatatatatatatatatatatatatatatatatatatatatatatatatatatatatatatatatatatatgtcgtacctagtagcccgaacgcacttctcagcctactatgcaaggcccgatttgcctaataagccaagtttttatgaattaattgtttttcgactacctaacctacctaagctaacctaacctaactttttcggctacctaacctaacctaacctataaatataggttaggttaggttaggtagggttggttaggttcggccatatatctacgttaattttaactccaataaaaaaaaattgacctcatacataatgaaatgggtagctttatcatttcatcagaaaacaaattagagaaaatatactgtcaggaaaacttggcttattatgcaaatcgggccttgcatagtaagccgagtacgacgttctggctactaggtacaacatatatatatatatatatatatacatacatacatacatacatacatacatacacacatacatatatatatatatatatatatatatatatgacagtgtcagattcagtttactacagtttagtaattccttaccctttgatgtactaggtagatccatgtttagtgaagttttatagctggagctggaagatcctgtcgagatgacttcttcaaagagaatagcttcaacacacattgtgtcttgagtctaccagtacttggcctacagttaccagatctgatttacagaaactagtgaactatggagataagattgttaataatatactttttttgagattcatatgacttgcagcttaaaaaccaaccttattttaaaatagtacactaaagtacatagcaaattgcgaaattcgtagttttttaactactttaaagctaaattctcaagctttgaaaataagcacaatttgctattttaagcggaatctggcaactctgatttagcatgtaaacattgacttgcattcacaatgtagttatttatttttcaacaatttaaaacgagttatgaaaatacacacattggtacattattgcaaaggcactatactatatatatatatatataaattgttgcaagtcgagcaacaaatattttacattgaacaacaaatgagattggaaaagcagtattgccaaaatagaccccagacacaccctgtgggtagtaatggacccccataccgaccctatgaggggtagtggaccccataataacactatgggcgatagtggacactatacaaacactatgggcggtagttgacttcatagagaccctgtgggcggtaagggaccccctatcgaccctgtgggcggcagtggaccccctatcggtcctgtgggcggcagtggaccccctaccgaccctgtgggcggcagtggacccctaccgaacgtgtgggcggcagtggaccccctaccgaccctctgggcggcagtggaccccctatcgatcctgtgggcggtagtggaccccccccatatcgaccctgtgggcggcagtggaccccctatcgatcctgtgggcggcagtggaccccctaccgacccagtgggtggcagtggaccccctgccgaccctgtgggcggtagtggacccctaccgaccctgtggacggtagttgacttcatagcgacccagtgggcggtagtggaccccataccgaccctgtgggtggcggtggaccccataccgactctgtgggcggcagtgaaccctatatactaatcctgtgggcgatactgtaccctatagtcatcctgtgggggcaatggatgccatacatatccagtgggtgttattgtaccccatacttattctgtgggtggttggagccccatacccatcctgtgggttatagtggaccccatactcatcctgtgggtggtattggaccccatacctatcctgtgggtggttgtgagaccatacccatcctgtcggtggtagtggacgcaatacacatccagtggatggtattggatcccatacccttcctgtgggtggaagtgatccccataccattcctgtgggtggatgtgacccccatactcatcctgcgggtgttattggacaccttacccacctaacaggtggtagtggaccctatactaatcctatagtttccaataatccacaccataccatcctgtttgcagtagtttaccctatatacattccaacataacatcgttttctgttagcgttcctacaaaacattctttaaagatttctaaagcacaaactatggtatataatattgattggtgaagcacttattctatgtaataatttattgtgcttattataatttactaagaacaactaatatttcttaaaacaaaactacgagccttcaataggatgtagctgatctgtaatattataagagcatggacaatagtaggtgaatttcacaacccatgtgggacctgaaaactacaattttcgttataattgaaccaatcacgactattcagctatctacgttgatggacgagtactgtgagacgtaaattggtacgtgaggaagagtttgagccttggtaaaaaagttaactgggaatatatcacatatgtactaaatcacattccacatattgactttaagcactagtcatatatgtactgtcttgtgtgagaacgggttgccacacgtgatgcaggccacgtccacacgtgatgcaggccacgtccacacacgtgatgcaggccacgtccacacacgtgatgcagaCCACGTCCACacttgatgcaggccacgtctacacgtgatgcaggccacgtccacacgtggtgcaggccacgtccacacacgttatgcaggccacgtccacacgtgatgcaggccacgtccatttgtgatgcaggccacgtctacacacgtgatgcaggccacgtccacacatgtgatgcaggccacgtccacacgtgatgcaggccacgtccacacacgtgatgcagaccacgtccacacgtgatgcaggccacgtccatacgtggtgcaggccacgtccacacgtgatgcagaccacgtccacacgtgatgcaggccacgtccacacacgt
Above is a window of Procambarus clarkii isolate CNS0578487 chromosome 3, FALCON_Pclarkii_2.0, whole genome shotgun sequence DNA encoding:
- the LOC138368275 gene encoding uncharacterized protein, which codes for MCVEAILFEEVISTGSSSSSYKTSLNMDLPSTSKGLQGKFLRRCTNCKQCVHVRSNVCKFCQCDFRNSRELMKKEEEARFLLKGKKALERNTASRVLRRIENQLTYLRGCGYESIVIYYKKGPARVTHGILPNNVIQEEDKKIFTTNFFLSRTRKLDADKLTLGSEGDSDNALEKNPDELQVQQVHKVQKVPQVQEIQQLQKVPQVEHLQKVPPVQQGLPLAILQKQQEVQVVKFEPQGTTPGKQCSNNGMGILKYLRKQVKKDKQ